GATCGACATCATCATCCACGATGATGACGTTCTTGAGTTCACGATAAACTGCCAGCGCAATCAGCGCGGCCTGACGCGCCTTACCCGCATTGCCCGCACTACGCTGACAGACCTGAAGGATCGCCAGCAGCTTTCCTCCACCCGCGCTATGCGCATAAACATTTTTCACAAACCCCGGCAGCGCCTTGTCACAGGCGTTGAAAATACTGGCTTCCGTTGGAATGCCTGCCAGATTTACGTGCTCTTCACCCGGCCCTACCAATGTCTGCAAAATAGCGTTCTTCCGCATGGTCACGGCCTTGACCTTGATCACCGGCAGGGACGGATTGGCAGGACCGTTATAACCGGGAAATTCGGGCATCGCATGGCCCGTATTGGTGTTGACATCCTCCCGTATCCGACGTCCCGGCAGGATCTCGCCTTCAATCACGATTTCGGCCCTGGCGATGGAGCGCTCTTTCACCGTCACAGCATCTACGAGTTCAACCGCTCTACCACGCAGCCCGCCAGCTACGATCAGTTCATCAAAGCCCAGAGGTGTGGTGGGGGCCTCGAAACACGCCCCGATCGGGATGGCAGGATCCAGACCCATATTGATGGTAATGGGCAATGCCTCGCCCTGCTCTTCCGCCTTGGCACGAAAGGCATCGATATGGCGGCCAGGCTCGAAAAAGACCGAGAGTTCATCGCGCCCCTGCACGCACAGACGATGGATGGTCACGTCTGTATGGCCGTTATCCGGATCGCTACCCAGTAAGAGACCGAGGCAGAAATAGGGACCAGCATCCTCTTCCGTATTGGTTGGGGCCGGGAGAAGCTTACGCAGGTCAAAGTGCGGGTCATCAGCCCGAAAGACCTGTTCCTGACACGGAGCGGACTGCCCCTTGAGGACGACCGGAGCAATCCCGTTAAGGACCGCCTCGCCCATCCGCCGCCCAAGCTCTTCGGGTCTGCTGTCAAGCAGTAAGGCCACGCGCTCACGTTTTGCCATAAGGCCAACCAGTACGCGTGCACCGGGGTAGCCTTTCACATTCTCGAACATCATCGCCGGACCAGTTCTGGTCGGACGCATGACGGTACCCCCAGCCCCGACACGTTTATAAACACCCGCCAGTTCGGAACGTGGGTCGATCTCATGGTCTGTTGAAATCAGTTCATCTGGAGACTGCTCAAGTCTAACCAGAGCGGAGCGTAGGTCGATGACCGGTGGGCTGGCTGTGTGATCCGTCCTGTCCATGACATTGTCCTTCCTGTCGCAAAAGGAAGGCTATCCGGCCACCATAATATGTTCCATATTCACCATACGGCATTATTGATAAGTCAAATATTATGGATGAACATCTGACGTCTGTTTCTCCACGCCGGCTGGCTGTCTTTCTCACTGTGTGCGAAACCCTCCACGTCGCTCGTGCGGCTGAAAAGCTCGACATCGCACAGCCCGCGCTCAGCCAGCAGATCAAGGTTCTGGAAGAGGCTCTTGGTGCCCAGTTGTTCCATCGTCGCAAGCGGGGCATTGACCTGACCAGTGCTGGCCATGCCTGCCGGGAGGCGGCACAGCACCTCCTAAAGAGCCATCACAACCTGATCGACGGGGTGCGAAGCATTGCCCGTGGTGAGATGGGCCAGCTTGTTCTGGGTCATGTCGGATCGGCTCTGATGGGGCGGATTTTCCCCGACCATCTACAGAGAATGAAACAGCACTTCCCTGAGGTGCAGATCACGTTGGCTGAAAAATCCATCTCGGATCTTGTCAGTGCTGTCACAAAAAAGGACATCGATGTTGCTCTGGTAAGAGATCTTGAAACCGTTCCTTCCATCTGCAGCACACGACGATACATAACGGAAAAGCTATTTGTTCTACTTCCGGAAAACCATCCCCTTGCATCCCGAACCGACCTTTCCATACGGGCAATCCATGCCACTCCCCTGATTGGTTTTCAGGATCCGGACGAAGTCGGCATCGCACGTATTGTGCAACAAATAGCCGAAAAAAACGGCCTCTCCCTTGAGCCATCATGGAAAGTTACCAATATCGGCAGCATTTTCGGAATGGTTCACGCAGGTTTTGGCCTGTCAATCGTTGCCGAGAGTGTGACAGCACTCCTGCCTGCCGGTCTGAGCGCCCTCCCCCTGAGTGAAGCTGACGCAGAATCAACCCTGTTTCTATTGTGGAACAGAGAGCAGATCTCGCCAGCATTACAGAAGTTCATTGAGCTTTCCTGAAAAGCATAAATAACCAGTCATCTTCATCTCGTTCAGCGCACATCTCCGACATCCCTGACGGAAGCATCGGCCTCTCCCTTCACCCAGTAGCCGGATGCTTTGACCCATTGGGCCGGAACCTTGCGCTCATCCAGAAGATACTGGCGCACGGTCTTCGCCACGCGGGCCTCAGCACCGACCCAGACGAAAGTACGGTCAGGGATCTCCAGATTTTTCAGAACAGCAAGAATGCCCGTGGCTTCATCCGCCTGATCCATGGAACGATGAACCCAGTGGGCAGCATGGCGCGCGACCGTGGCGAAGACCTGCTCATCTTCTAGTCCCGGCACAGCCACGAGCGTTGTGACAGGCGTGCCGGCTGGCAGTTCCTCCACGCGACGCCCGATCGCGGGTAACGCCGTTTCGTCGCCAATCAGAAGCCAGTGGTCAATCGGTCTGGCAATGATCTGCGACCCACGTGGACCGCCGATTTCCAGCCGATCTCCCGGTCTGGCGGCCCTTGCCCACGCAGCCGCTGGTCCACCATGATGATTGACGAAATCCAGAAGCAGTGTACCGTTCTGCGGGTCATAGCGGCGCGGCGTGTAATCACGGCGGGTTGGTGAACCATTCAGACCGGGAATGAAGATCTTGATGTGGTCATCCGGCGCTGGACTGGTGAAACCGGCCAGTTCGGGTCCGCCCAGCGTGATGCGGATCATGTGCGGAGTCAGGCGCTCAACGGCGCGGACCTCAAGACTGCGTCTGACAAGTTCATGCCTTACGCGTCGGATCTCGGGGCCATCACCCCGATTTAAAAAAGACTGGAAGAGTTTCATGACTATGTATCCTTGTCGTGCCGACAGGCCGGTGACTGTGGATACACAGACGCACAGGCTGCCAGCATTTTGCTGTCAGTTTCTGTGCGTTGTTTCACGTTAACGCATACGAAAGTACGATCAGCGAAGACCGCACTAGCTGTCATGATCAAAGCCTTCGGAGGCAGAGTCTGTCAACGGGTTTCTCAGTATCCTCCTCAGATCGGACAGACGCCACTGGCACATTGAAGATGCGCCCAGTCCACCACTTCGCGCACCTCGTCATCCTGCATCATGGCGGTGATGGCAGCGAATTTGCCTGCCGACACTTCCTCTTCCGGCAGGTATTCATAACCAAGACCGGAATCCGGGCGGCTCGGCAGCACGGCGCAGCAGCGCACATGCGGCTGGTTGGCCGCCACCATGGCGCGGAAACTGTCCAGACTATGCCGGTCGGTATAGACCTTGAGCGTGTAGGACACCTGATTGCCCTGCTCCGCCCCGATCCAGTATTTCTCCAGCAATTCCAGCCAGCGATACTGCTCCTCCGGAGAGGCTTCGGGTGCTGTCACCACACGCTCGCCCATGCCGAGACGCTGGATAAGCGGCACGGTCGGAAAGCCCACAATGCTCATGCCGGGAAAACTGCGCAGCGAACGCACGGGATAGCCCTTGCGCTCATAGGTGGGCAGCAACGGGTCGGTTCCCGCCTCCCATGTGCCGTCCTCGCGCCGCACGCCCTTGAACTGCACCCAGCGAAGATACTGCCGCCGTGCGGGCAGATGCGCTCCTTCGGTCAGACCGAACAGCTTGGACGTGGTGCCCGCGGGCTTGACGGTTGTGACCGTAACCGGTCGGGCGGTGCCGGTCTCGTGCGCATAGGCATCCGCCTCGCTTTTGGCGATAGTGGAGAGTTCCCTCACAGCGTTCCAGAAAGGAGCAGCGCGTTCCTCATCCAGCAGATCACGGAAGTCGAGGCCAAAGCGCACCCATGCCCATTCATGAAGGCCCGTCGGGCCGATGCCGATACGGTTGGTTCGCCGCACTTCCTCACCATACAACGCGTCCATGCGGTTGGCACGCAGCAGGAACCGCACACCCAGCCGCACGGAATCCCGCACGCGGGCATCCCATACTGCCGCCGTCTCAGCCGGCACCTGACCGGGCGTCACATCCTCCAGCGCCACGGGGCAGGCCAGCAGCGGAGCGAAATCACCAATCACACAATAACCACCCGTGACGTGCAGTGTGATCTCACCACACGGATTGGTCGTGACCGGGAAATGCGCGGAGGTGGCCCGCTGCGCCAGATCCGCCAGCAGGGCCGCCCCCTCGGTGGCCTGATAACGATGCGAGCGGAAATCCCGTCCATCCGCATGCACCTGTTTGAGCCGTGCGCTGCCGGTTCGATTATCTTCCAGCCGGTCACCGTTGATAAAACCGGGCTCGCCATTGATCCACGCGCACCGCGTGGCCTCGGCAAACACCGTGCGGGCATGGTCGGCCAACGAGCCGGTCTTTGCCGGATCGTTCACGTAATCCCAGAATTCGGCGTCCACCATGACGGAGTGGTTGGCGGTCCATAGCCCGCCTTCTTCCTTGGCGCGAATGAAGCGCAGCACATCCGCATCCCGCCATGATTTGGTCGCCATGCGTGCGGCCCGACGGGCGCCCCCAACCTGCACCTCGACGGACAGATAATGATCCACCCGTAGCGCCTGTTCCCATAGTGGCATGTCGCCTGCGCGCGCGGCCTCGATCACATGCTCACGCACATTGAGCAACCCGCGCAGCAACGAGACCGGTCCCGAAGCTGGCCGTCCCTGCATGCCCGCGATCGGGCTGCCCGCGCAGCGAATGGCGCTGAAATCCAGCACCAGCGAGCGGTCACGTTCGCCACGGAAGGCCATCGCCTCAATGGTCTCGACCGCCTTGCCCCAGCCTTCACGGCTGTCCTCAATGACATGGATAAGATCATTGCCTTCGGGAGCACGGGCGAGCACGGTTCTTTCCAGAAAGGCGCGGACCTGTGCCTCCATCTCCGCATCAAAGGCTTCCAGCGCCGTCCCCCAGGGCAGGACCTGCATCTCAAGGCCGAACCGCAACAGGCTGGCGCGATCATGCGGGTAGTCCGGATGGTCAGGCGACAGGACGAATTTCAGATCCGGGGCCTGCCCCCAGTCCACCACGCAGAGTTCGTCGTCATAGGCCCGCCCGACGCCGGAGCCATTGAGCAACAGATAGAATTTCGCAAAAGAGCAGATGGCCGTCGCGCAGTTGGTGAACATTTCCATGTTGCGATCCGGCTGCGTGCTGTCGCCATGCTGCAGATGGCGGCCCGATGTGAGCAGCGCCCCCGTGGCGATTGCGTTACGCAGTTGCATGATCTCCGCATCACCGACCGTAGCCAGCAGCCCGGCATTGCCTTCGGCTACACGGTCGGCGACACGCCCAAAATCTTCGCGGTCGGAAGGCCGGAACACGGTCCGGCGACCAACTGCCTCTCCCATACCGCGATCCAGCGGACGGGCGGAAATCGGCCGGGTTCCGAAAGCCTCTTCAAACGGGTTGCGAACAGCTTCGCATCCTCCCTGCCCACCCGTAAACAGCGAGAAATCTCCATCCATGCACCGGCTCCATCGTTCGGGCGAGCATGGTCCATCCCCGGTGCCATTTCGCTCATGTTGTGGTTGTGATGGGACAATGACACCATATGTTGTGTCTTGCACGAACAAAATAGCGGGCCGCACTTTTCTGATCGCTGTCACCCGCAGTTTTCCTTGATATGCGATCTGATTTTTTTGGTTCCTGCTAGACGCCCTGCCAGGAGAATCATGTCGGTCGCTTCGAACACCAGTAGCCGCGACGTCATCGCCACCGGGAAGGTCTGTGAAAATGCTCACGCACACGTGAAATCAAGCGAAAACTACGCTGTGCTTTCACTCCCATTTGCATCCTATGTGCATCCTGCGGTGCATTTCAGACAACAAAAAACCCGCCTTATGAGGGCGGGTTTATCGTGTCCGATCAAGGACTTATTCATGGTTGCGGGGAACCGCATACTACGATCTCGGCGAAATATGGCGAACGGTCATTCGCAAGCGTCGTTGGTTGCGGGGGCAGGATTGCTTCTCAGCTTGCGGCAACCGCAAGTTGAGAGCAAAGCGGGATTAATAGGCTGTTTTAATGAACTTTTTTCGGCACACGCATGACCTCTTACTGAATAAATGCCCCCTACCCTCATAAAGCGTAAAGCTTATGCATCCAGAGCTATGTCCGCTTCCGCCTCGAGGCAGACATCGAAGTGGTGATGGCGGTTGCCCAAAAGCCGACATTGTTAGGCGAAGGGCGATAGACCGTACGTGGGACAAAGTTGCCATTCCCATCGACGTGCAGGACCGACAGCTTTGACATGAAGCGGCCATTGCAACGTGTCGACCGATCAATATTCGGGTATGCCCAAATCAGCTCAGTCGTGTGTCCATGCGTCTGACAATACAATCTTCGATGATGCTAGGCGCGATGCCCTCTGCCGACGCAAAGATTTACCACAACACCATGTTGGAGATGAAACCGCCGTTATTCCGCAGCGAGCGGAGCATGATTAGGATCAATTCAGGTCGCTAGGCCCCAACACCCAAATCGCCTCCGCCAATTCCCGCAAACCGGCGAGTGTTCCGTCTTCAAATTCGCCATCTGTGGCAACCAGTAGTGTTGGTCGAACCTCAGCGGACCGTATCGCGCTTAACGTTTCGTATAGCGGTGCGAGGGCCGTCCCATCAAACGTTGTATTCTCGATCTCGCGAGATTGGATTGCTTTGATCAGACCGGACTTTGCGACGGCCACTGAGCCGAACGAGATGTATCGATCCTCCAGCCGTTTTGCCTTTGCACCGGCTAAGATGTAACGGAGCGCTTTGTGAAGGAACGGACGGAAACTGGCCGACTGATCGATCAATGCAATCGCCGGCGCTTGCGCCGTCACAAAAATGCCAAAAAGTTCCGACTTCAGGCGTGTGAGACCCACACCGCTTGGACGGACGCTAAAGACGATGCGAGGTCGAAATTTCAGATCGTCCCGAGTCATATATTCGAGGACTAGTGCTCTTCCCCCGAGGCTGCGATATTTTTCGAGCGTGCCTACATAGTCACTCATGCCATAACCATGCAATTCGGAAAATTTGGCATCGAATACGGCAAGAGCTTTGCCGTTTGCCGATGGATTATCGAAAATCGCAAAATCGGGCATGGTGGAATGGCTCGCTGCCTTATACTGGAAAAAGATCCACGCGTTTGTGCCGACCTTTGCAACAGGCTGTTTCGCCCCGGCATAGCGCAGGTTCCATACCTTGTTTCCTGTGACAGAACGCACCTGATCTAGGATTACCGGATAACCAACCTGCCCAAGCGTCGCCAAAAGGAAACACAATAGCCAGACTTCGTAGAGTTGTGGCAAGTTCCGAAAAACTGATACAGCGAGGAGATCTGCGATGCCTGTCGCGCTTTCGAGTAGATCACCAGTCAATTTAATGCGCTCTACAAAGATCGTGACCTTTTCTATCTCTTCTTTATATTCTTCTGTAGGATATCGTCCGGATTCATGAGCCGTGACCAAATGATCTAGTTCGCTAGAGATTGCCGAACATTTATCGGCAATTGCCTTGAGCAGCTTGTCATTGAGCGGGTCGGGCAACGCATTCTTGATGCTCTCGATCTGCTGGCGCAGCAGGTCTACCTCAAACTCGTTGTATGTCGAGTCTGGCTGATCATACATATAAAAAGAAGTGCCGCGACGTAGCTTCCATTGGGCATGAGGCCGGTCGCTGCTACATTCGAGTAGTCGGTCGAGGGCATCGGAGGCCTTACGCCAAAGCATCTCAACATCTTGATCTCGCTTCCACCGTCGACGTGACGCCGTATTCCATTGGCTGAGGATCTTGCGATGTTGCGGTTTCAATTCTTCTAAGCCAGGCAAAGTCGCGACGTCGCTAGTTGTGCGGGCTGCCAGGCCGTGCTGTTCAAGGAACGCGACGACATCGGCAACCATTTCGATAGCTGGTCCATGCTCGTCAAGGACTTCGCGCAGCAAACGCGTTTTCGAAATACGGAGTTCGATCAGCGCAGGATCGTTGCGGACGGCGTTTCTGTCCTTGCCTGGCACGCCGATCTCGGCGGCCAACTTCTTCCATCGCTCGGCGGAAATCAATCCGACGAGTTTGGCATGTGGAAGCGCTTTACGCAGGCGTGATGGATTCATAGCGGCAGACATCTCGTGTGGGCAACGTTGAAACAGACTTATATCACTATAAGATGGCGCTAAAGCCCAAGTGGAAAACTCTTTTTTCCCAGTGTGCAAGTGCCTCGATCGAACTGATTGCACATTAGCCGTCTTCGGCAGATCCTTTGGTGCAGGAGCCGAGTTTTGGTCTTCCCCAAAAGGGCGATTTGTCCATCGCTGCCGACCGCTCTGAGGCCAGAACAAGATATTACAGATTGAGAAGTGGACGAGCGGCGCTGGTCGGAAGCTGTTGCGCTGGGGGTTCGGGCATGGAAATGTAAGGCAATAGCGTGGAATCGGTGTGGTGGGCGGACCAGGTGGGCTTCTAACGCGTATACTGAATCAATAGGCTGACGCTTGGCTGGTTCATGAGTAAATGCCGGCTTTCAGAAAGTCTCATGGGTTATTTGAACGACCGGAATGAGGTGAAAACGTTCACGAGGGTCGTCATGTGAATGTCCAGTTTTACTGATCACCCTACATGAAGCTGACGTTCCGCTCCCCCCCCCCCGGAACTGCCTGTCCGCTCAAGGAATGTGAAGCGGACAGGGGGCAGACGCCCTCATCTCGGTCATGTATGCCGTCGAAGAGCCGCCCCCGCAGCGGACATGAGCATCAAGATCTTTCGCGACCAAGTTTTGGCGAAAGCAGACTGGCAGCTAATGGGCAGACTCACCCAGATGCGGACACCAGCCACGACTTCCAGTTCCGTTTACTCGCTCATGCTATTTATTGAGCACGGGTTGGCGCGAGCATTCGCTCACACTCCGCCACAATATACTCCGGGATAATCTCGAATTTATGGGGGTTGAGCTGCATCACGTACTCGTTTTCAATGTGGTAAGCCTCATTGATGAACTTGCGTATGACATTATCATCATGTTCAGCATTGATGATGCGAAATAGCTGAATCTTTTCGTAGCCAACTGTCGTAGCGTGAAATTTCGCTCTAATGGCATCCACGTTGGTGACTTCGGACACGAGGGCGTCATAGTCAAAATCGGGAATGAAGGCCTCCCTGATATTAGACTCTGCCGTGTTCTTTTCTTCAGCAGTCATGTCACGATTAGCGGTGCCAGACTGAATGGTTGGCGTTTCCCGCCCCTTGAACAGGCTTGCCAGCAGATTGTATTCCAACTCAGTATCGCCATGCAGCTCGTAGTGGCGGCGCAGATAAATGGCTTTGCAAATGCTGTCATTGAGGGCAGCGACATTGTCGGCGCAGATCTTCGAGAACGTTTGTATGTCATGCCGTTCGATCGGCACTTCGCATACGACGCCTGCCCGAGATGAAAGGAAGCTGGCAGATGGCGAGGCGCCTTGGAAAATCGCACTGGTGCTTTTGATCACGTCGATCGCAGGCTCGATATCGTGGGTGAGCATAAGTGTTGTTCGCCCGCGCAAACTGGCTTTTCCACGAAAAAGCTCATGTAATATGGCGAACTTTTTATTCTTGTCGAACGATGAGATCGGGTCGTCCAGGACAACCAGGTCAGGCTTTTCGCTCAGCACCTGATACATGAACAGGACCAACGCGAAGGCATTCTTCTCACCGTAGCTCAGGTGTCGCGTGGCAGCTTCGATATGATTGGCGAGATCCTGGTGAACTAGCTTCATCTTGTAAGAGTCAGGCTCAGGCACAATCTCGACGGTGTATTTGTAGCCGGCTGATTTTAAAAAGGCATTTATGCTCGACTGGTTCTCATCGATGGCCTTTTTGATGCGGGCCTTATGTCGATTGATCTTACCTTTTAGGTTTCCGACTTTGGCGATCAGCCCGTCGAGCTGCTGATTGATGGGGTCAACAGTCTTTCGCGTTTCCTCGGAATCGAGCTTGTCCATTAACCCCAGGTCGATTTTTAAGGGCGTCAGTCTATCGGCTACTTCTTCGACGTCCCGCAAAGAGAAGAATGACA
This is a stretch of genomic DNA from Komagataeibacter xylinus. It encodes these proteins:
- a CDS encoding UbiD family decarboxylase, with protein sequence MDRTDHTASPPVIDLRSALVRLEQSPDELISTDHEIDPRSELAGVYKRVGAGGTVMRPTRTGPAMMFENVKGYPGARVLVGLMAKRERVALLLDSRPEELGRRMGEAVLNGIAPVVLKGQSAPCQEQVFRADDPHFDLRKLLPAPTNTEEDAGPYFCLGLLLGSDPDNGHTDVTIHRLCVQGRDELSVFFEPGRHIDAFRAKAEEQGEALPITINMGLDPAIPIGACFEAPTTPLGFDELIVAGGLRGRAVELVDAVTVKERSIARAEIVIEGEILPGRRIREDVNTNTGHAMPEFPGYNGPANPSLPVIKVKAVTMRKNAILQTLVGPGEEHVNLAGIPTEASIFNACDKALPGFVKNVYAHSAGGGKLLAILQVCQRSAGNAGKARQAALIALAVYRELKNVIIVDDDVDLFDSNDVLWAMQTRYQGNVDTMFLPGVTGHVLDPSQVPEYDPSIPAKGVSCKTIFDCTYPWKLKEHFVRAQFRDVDPHPFAPSIFPKAGM
- a CDS encoding LysR substrate-binding domain-containing protein encodes the protein MDEHLTSVSPRRLAVFLTVCETLHVARAAEKLDIAQPALSQQIKVLEEALGAQLFHRRKRGIDLTSAGHACREAAQHLLKSHHNLIDGVRSIARGEMGQLVLGHVGSALMGRIFPDHLQRMKQHFPEVQITLAEKSISDLVSAVTKKDIDVALVRDLETVPSICSTRRYITEKLFVLLPENHPLASRTDLSIRAIHATPLIGFQDPDEVGIARIVQQIAEKNGLSLEPSWKVTNIGSIFGMVHAGFGLSIVAESVTALLPAGLSALPLSEADAESTLFLLWNREQISPALQKFIELS
- a CDS encoding siderophore-interacting protein; the encoded protein is MKLFQSFLNRGDGPEIRRVRHELVRRSLEVRAVERLTPHMIRITLGGPELAGFTSPAPDDHIKIFIPGLNGSPTRRDYTPRRYDPQNGTLLLDFVNHHGGPAAAWARAARPGDRLEIGGPRGSQIIARPIDHWLLIGDETALPAIGRRVEELPAGTPVTTLVAVPGLEDEQVFATVARHAAHWVHRSMDQADEATGILAVLKNLEIPDRTFVWVGAEARVAKTVRQYLLDERKVPAQWVKASGYWVKGEADASVRDVGDVR
- a CDS encoding recombinase gives rise to the protein MDGDFSLFTGGQGGCEAVRNPFEEAFGTRPISARPLDRGMGEAVGRRTVFRPSDREDFGRVADRVAEGNAGLLATVGDAEIMQLRNAIATGALLTSGRHLQHGDSTQPDRNMEMFTNCATAICSFAKFYLLLNGSGVGRAYDDELCVVDWGQAPDLKFVLSPDHPDYPHDRASLLRFGLEMQVLPWGTALEAFDAEMEAQVRAFLERTVLARAPEGNDLIHVIEDSREGWGKAVETIEAMAFRGERDRSLVLDFSAIRCAGSPIAGMQGRPASGPVSLLRGLLNVREHVIEAARAGDMPLWEQALRVDHYLSVEVQVGGARRAARMATKSWRDADVLRFIRAKEEGGLWTANHSVMVDAEFWDYVNDPAKTGSLADHARTVFAEATRCAWINGEPGFINGDRLEDNRTGSARLKQVHADGRDFRSHRYQATEGAALLADLAQRATSAHFPVTTNPCGEITLHVTGGYCVIGDFAPLLACPVALEDVTPGQVPAETAAVWDARVRDSVRLGVRFLLRANRMDALYGEEVRRTNRIGIGPTGLHEWAWVRFGLDFRDLLDEERAAPFWNAVRELSTIAKSEADAYAHETGTARPVTVTTVKPAGTTSKLFGLTEGAHLPARRQYLRWVQFKGVRREDGTWEAGTDPLLPTYERKGYPVRSLRSFPGMSIVGFPTVPLIQRLGMGERVVTAPEASPEEQYRWLELLEKYWIGAEQGNQVSYTLKVYTDRHSLDSFRAMVAANQPHVRCCAVLPSRPDSGLGYEYLPEEEVSAGKFAAITAMMQDDEVREVVDWAHLQCASGVCPI
- a CDS encoding AAA family ATPase, whose product is MPDIAVLITNCNSVDRAEIGLREGALNIKYGPNGIGKSTIARAIVSKIRADGRLENLAQFKGRGKSGAPSPQVEGIDELKSALVFDDDYIQQFVFQKDEVLKNSFEVFIRTPEYLAEMAEIDELLAGIRQAFSDNQKIGQVISDLKELRDAFGKPSKTGAIPKSSKIHKAFGSGNKLENIPAALKPFETFIKSQEPAKWVNWQIKGNEFLQLGDACPYCASPLDQAGSKDAALAVEKEYDATAVGHLSALRAIINRLGSYFSERCRENLDKVTKAKVELTAQENSFLTGLKADIDALIEKLEGLRTMSFFSLRDVEEVADRLTPLKIDLGLMDKLDSEETRKTVDPINQQLDGLIAKVGNLKGKINRHKARIKKAIDENQSSINAFLKSAGYKYTVEIVPEPDSYKMKLVHQDLANHIEAATRHLSYGEKNAFALVLFMYQVLSEKPDLVVLDDPISSFDKNKKFAILHELFRGKASLRGRTTLMLTHDIEPAIDVIKSTSAIFQGASPSASFLSSRAGVVCEVPIERHDIQTFSKICADNVAALNDSICKAIYLRRHYELHGDTELEYNLLASLFKGRETPTIQSGTANRDMTAEEKNTAESNIREAFIPDFDYDALVSEVTNVDAIRAKFHATTVGYEKIQLFRIINAEHDDNVIRKFINEAYHIENEYVMQLNPHKFEIIPEYIVAECERMLAPTRAQ